One segment of bacterium DNA contains the following:
- a CDS encoding SDR family oxidoreductase — protein MPAEFAGKTALITGASNRTGIGCAIAGRLAAGGANVVVSDLAGGPEVAEGIRRGSLAALEEIASELADAHGVQTLALPLDVTDDESVQSAVKAVGERFGRIDALYNNAGTVFGAPSVLHEYDIGAWQKTLDVNLTGVLRVTRAAVPLMQTSPSAIVNTSSRAGKTPAATNGAYSVSKAGVIMTTKVMAVELAPLGIRVNAICPGLIATDLQKGNVALRGHLWNVSLEEAEARLLSAVPMARMGSVEEVAELCAFLGSDASSYITGQALNIGGGMMVEV, from the coding sequence ATGCCGGCCGAATTCGCAGGAAAGACCGCACTCATCACGGGGGCCAGCAATCGCACTGGAATCGGTTGCGCCATCGCGGGACGTCTGGCGGCCGGTGGGGCCAATGTGGTGGTCTCGGATCTGGCCGGTGGGCCCGAAGTCGCAGAAGGCATCCGGCGCGGCTCGCTCGCGGCGCTCGAAGAGATCGCGAGCGAACTGGCCGACGCCCACGGCGTCCAGACCCTGGCCCTGCCACTGGATGTAACCGACGACGAGTCGGTGCAATCCGCCGTCAAGGCCGTGGGCGAGCGCTTCGGCCGCATCGACGCACTCTACAACAATGCCGGCACCGTCTTCGGTGCGCCATCTGTGCTGCACGAGTACGATATCGGGGCCTGGCAGAAGACTCTGGACGTGAATCTGACGGGCGTTCTACGAGTGACGCGCGCCGCCGTTCCGCTGATGCAGACGTCGCCGAGTGCCATCGTCAATACCTCCTCACGAGCGGGCAAGACCCCGGCGGCGACCAACGGCGCCTACTCCGTTTCCAAAGCGGGCGTAATCATGACCACCAAGGTCATGGCCGTGGAACTGGCTCCTCTGGGGATTCGGGTCAATGCCATCTGCCCGGGCCTGATTGCCACCGACCTTCAGAAAGGCAATGTGGCCCTGCGCGGCCACCTCTGGAACGTGAGCCTCGAAGAGGCGGAAGCCCGTCTGCTCAGCGCGGTTCCGATGGCGCGCATGGGAAGCGTCGAGGAAGTCGCCGAACTCTGCGCATTTCTCGGCTCGGATGCTTCGTCGTATATTACGGGACAGGCCCTCAATATCGGCGGCGGTATGATGGTCGAAGTCTGA
- a CDS encoding thiamine pyrophosphate-binding protein, whose translation MEFTTGGEAAAHALMAHGVDTIFTLSGGHLNPIYLHLEKTDVRFFDTRHEQAAVWMAEAYGRLTRRPGVALVTAGPGFTNALTPIASAAMAATPMVLISGCVGVRMIEKLDLQDMRQAPVIEPMVKKALICHHADRIPEFVDLAFREATSGRPGPVYLELPVDVLTAEPGRDVSIPITRVDSQVVDRAKAKELMDLISQAEKPVIVAGSGAWYSDAGEELKRFITATGLPIFTSANGRGVVPDTDPLCFGGILAIRPGSGMYAGGNTDLVILLGSRINLFCLFGDTYNPNAKMVQVDIKAEEIGRNRPIDLPIVSDIRALVSELNEIVEASGKSDSLQKRFAPWIQELGRAHEEGMARGEVDWRSDSKPIHPMRLVKDIDEFMNREDDIVVTDGGDATTWIGMTRTMRQAGHYLDYGLFGCLGGGLPYANTAKLLYPDKRVLLFTGDGSLGFNFMEFERAITKGLPVVVIISNDLGWGMIRHSQVVKLGRAIEPVTELGRIDYHRFVETMGGVGFLVEEPDQIRPALEEAFASGKTACINVMTDPATISPGSIALANVGAYQ comes from the coding sequence ATGGAATTCACAACCGGCGGCGAAGCCGCCGCCCACGCTCTTATGGCGCACGGCGTCGACACGATCTTCACCCTGAGTGGTGGGCATCTAAACCCGATCTACCTGCACCTCGAAAAAACGGACGTGCGCTTCTTCGACACGCGGCACGAGCAGGCCGCAGTCTGGATGGCCGAGGCCTACGGGCGCCTCACGCGACGCCCGGGTGTCGCCCTGGTGACCGCGGGCCCAGGCTTCACGAATGCCCTGACTCCGATTGCCAGCGCGGCCATGGCCGCGACGCCGATGGTGCTGATTTCCGGCTGCGTCGGTGTGCGCATGATCGAGAAACTCGATCTGCAGGACATGCGTCAGGCGCCGGTCATCGAACCGATGGTCAAGAAAGCTCTCATCTGCCACCACGCCGATCGAATTCCCGAGTTCGTCGACCTCGCCTTCCGCGAGGCGACCAGCGGGCGTCCGGGACCGGTGTACCTCGAACTGCCCGTCGACGTCTTGACCGCGGAACCGGGCCGAGATGTATCGATTCCGATTACGCGCGTCGACTCGCAGGTCGTCGATCGCGCCAAGGCGAAGGAGTTGATGGATCTGATCAGCCAGGCGGAAAAGCCGGTCATCGTGGCGGGTAGTGGCGCCTGGTACTCGGACGCGGGTGAAGAACTGAAACGTTTCATCACGGCCACCGGGCTTCCGATCTTCACCTCTGCCAACGGACGGGGTGTCGTTCCCGATACAGATCCCCTGTGCTTCGGCGGCATCCTGGCCATCCGGCCGGGTTCGGGTATGTACGCTGGCGGGAATACCGATCTGGTGATCCTGCTCGGCAGCCGGATCAATCTGTTCTGTCTGTTCGGTGACACCTACAACCCCAACGCGAAGATGGTCCAGGTCGACATCAAGGCCGAGGAGATCGGGCGCAACCGGCCGATCGATCTGCCGATCGTCAGCGATATTCGCGCGCTGGTCAGCGAACTGAATGAAATCGTCGAGGCCTCGGGCAAGTCCGATAGTCTGCAGAAGCGGTTTGCCCCGTGGATTCAGGAACTCGGACGCGCCCACGAAGAAGGCATGGCGAGGGGTGAAGTCGATTGGCGCAGCGACAGCAAGCCGATCCACCCGATGCGATTGGTCAAGGACATCGACGAGTTCATGAACCGCGAAGACGACATCGTCGTAACAGATGGTGGCGACGCCACCACCTGGATCGGCATGACCCGCACCATGCGACAGGCAGGTCACTACCTGGACTACGGGCTGTTCGGCTGCCTTGGCGGCGGCCTTCCCTACGCCAATACCGCCAAACTGCTCTACCCCGACAAGCGGGTTCTACTGTTCACCGGCGACGGTTCCCTGGGATTCAACTTCATGGAGTTCGAACGAGCCATCACCAAGGGCTTGCCGGTCGTGGTCATCATCTCCAATGACCTGGGCTGGGGAATGATCCGGCACAGCCAGGTCGTGAAACTCGGGCGGGCAATCGAGCCCGTAACCGAACTAGGCCGCATCGACTATCACCGCTTCGTCGAAACCATGGGCGGGGTCGGTTTCCTGGTCGAAGAACCCGATCAGATCCGCCCCGCACTCGAGGAGGCCTTTGCATCGGGCAAGACGGCCTGCATCAACGTGATGACGGATCCGGCGACCATCAGCCCGGGCAGCATCGCACTGGCCAACGTGGGCGCGTATCAATAG
- a CDS encoding response regulator: MQIPLMFNPTHPASQSSFEFYAPGRPEILLAEDDDDIAQALGIVLGRTFNVTTENCGRDALRTYEIAPPDLLLLDYQLPDMNGLRLFESIRRRTGACPPIVMISAFPSRREDLLSAGVDCFLEKPFETRDLVWAIEQALHRH, translated from the coding sequence ATGCAAATTCCCCTGATGTTCAACCCGACCCATCCGGCCAGTCAATCTAGCTTCGAGTTCTACGCGCCCGGCCGTCCAGAAATCCTGCTCGCCGAGGACGACGACGACATCGCGCAGGCGCTAGGCATCGTGCTCGGCCGGACGTTCAATGTGACGACCGAGAACTGTGGACGCGACGCGTTGCGAACCTATGAAATCGCACCACCGGATCTCCTGCTACTCGACTACCAGTTGCCCGATATGAACGGTTTGCGTTTGTTCGAGTCGATCCGACGGCGCACGGGTGCATGTCCCCCGATCGTGATGATCTCGGCGTTCCCGAGCCGGCGCGAGGACCTGCTTTCCGCGGGGGTCGATTGTTTCCTGGAAAAGCCCTTCGAGACCCGGGACCTGGTATGGGCGATCGAGCAGGCCTTGCACCGCCACTAA
- a CDS encoding beta-lactamase family protein, with product MTDGFDTARLRDAVAQEISAGLRACQVAVALNSEIIWTESFGTADAKTRFSIASATKPIVASAIWLLIGDGLLDVSRPVVDYIPEFGANGKQAVSVEQVLLMTCGFPSAVLYGSAVSTIATSSSGTSRSRWVYCGFWVFPVPSRRTSRSWFLLRAIKLSDLALELGR from the coding sequence GTGACCGACGGCTTCGATACGGCGAGATTGCGCGACGCGGTCGCGCAGGAAATCTCCGCCGGCTTGAGGGCCTGCCAGGTTGCCGTGGCGCTGAACTCCGAGATCATCTGGACGGAATCCTTCGGAACCGCAGATGCGAAGACCCGCTTCAGCATCGCATCGGCCACCAAGCCAATCGTGGCATCTGCAATCTGGCTCTTGATCGGCGACGGTCTGCTCGATGTCAGTCGTCCGGTCGTCGACTACATCCCCGAGTTTGGAGCCAACGGCAAGCAGGCGGTCAGCGTCGAACAGGTTTTGCTGATGACCTGCGGATTTCCGAGCGCCGTGTTGTACGGTTCGGCGGTCTCGACTATTGCGACTTCGTCGAGCGGCACATCACGCAGCCGCTGGGTCTACTGCGGGTTCTGGGTATTCCCCGTGCCGAGCAGACGAACATCGCGCAGCTGGTTCCTCCTCCGCGCGATCAAGCTGTCAGATCTAGCGCTCGAACTCGGGCGTTGA
- a CDS encoding SDR family NAD(P)-dependent oxidoreductase: protein MGKLDGKIAVVTGASRGIGQEIATLFAAEGARVACLARTVDEGDHKLFEGSVNRTVEQIRTAGGEAFPVACDVSTYENCEAAIRDVRQALGPIDVLVNNAALTYFLPIAQFSISKWQRSLAVNFNGPFYLSQLVLEDMIPRKTGAIVNISSGAAIGPGRAPYDEKTRAIRGGTLYGAEKAALERFTQGLAAEVYDDGISVTCVSPSMIVATPGVEHHQLLRGRENMAEPSEFMARSALLLATEPLSKVSGRVTYSQEILLEFGWIEAGHGIGIEGKGSGFSEI from the coding sequence ATGGGAAAACTCGACGGAAAGATCGCAGTCGTCACCGGCGCAAGCCGGGGCATTGGTCAGGAAATTGCCACGCTATTCGCCGCGGAGGGTGCCCGAGTCGCCTGCCTGGCTCGGACGGTCGACGAGGGAGATCACAAACTCTTCGAAGGCTCAGTCAATCGGACCGTCGAGCAGATTCGTACGGCGGGAGGCGAAGCATTCCCGGTCGCCTGCGATGTTTCAACCTACGAGAACTGTGAGGCGGCCATCCGAGATGTGCGCCAGGCCCTCGGACCGATCGACGTCCTGGTGAACAACGCCGCCCTGACCTACTTCCTTCCAATTGCCCAGTTCTCGATCAGCAAGTGGCAGCGCTCGCTGGCGGTGAACTTCAATGGACCCTTCTATCTGTCCCAACTCGTGCTCGAGGACATGATTCCGCGCAAGACGGGAGCGATCGTAAACATCTCGAGCGGCGCGGCGATTGGACCCGGCCGGGCTCCGTACGACGAGAAGACACGGGCCATCCGCGGCGGCACACTTTACGGCGCAGAGAAGGCGGCTCTCGAGCGCTTCACGCAAGGACTGGCTGCCGAGGTCTACGACGACGGCATCTCCGTCACCTGCGTGAGCCCTTCGATGATCGTCGCAACGCCTGGCGTCGAGCACCACCAGCTGCTGCGCGGTCGCGAGAACATGGCCGAGCCAAGCGAGTTCATGGCGCGATCCGCTCTGCTGCTCGCCACTGAACCGCTTTCCAAGGTGAGTGGGCGCGTCACCTACAGTCAGGAAATCCTGCTCGAGTTCGGCTGGATCGAGGCCGGCCACGGGATCGGCATCGAAGGAAAGGGCTCGGGCTTCTCCGAGATCTGA
- a CDS encoding phosphotriesterase, translated as MATVQGILGPIDTADLGFTLMHEHIFIANSSMRLAFNDWVDVGRATEVASEEATAARKCGVKTLVDLTPINLGRDIHIMREVAERAEIQVIAATGLYYHEEPWMNGWEVDRIVEFLIQDIEKGIQGTDSKAGIIKCATDAAGITTVNEKLLRVAARLQRATGVPISTHTDAAAEVGPGQQDVFEDEGVDLSRVVIGHCGDSNDLDYLERVLRRGSTIGMDRFGIDMINSTDQRVATIVELGKRGYANQMVLSHDACCHMDFWPQDMIQQIMKPTVPNWNFRHIPDDVVPALRKQGMSEADLTAMVSDNPRSIFEKQGAY; from the coding sequence ATGGCGACAGTCCAGGGGATTCTCGGTCCGATCGACACAGCCGATCTGGGCTTTACGCTCATGCACGAGCACATCTTCATCGCGAACAGTTCGATGCGCCTGGCCTTCAACGACTGGGTCGACGTAGGGCGCGCGACAGAGGTTGCCAGCGAGGAGGCCACGGCGGCGCGGAAATGTGGCGTGAAGACGCTCGTCGATCTGACGCCGATCAATCTGGGCCGCGATATCCACATCATGCGCGAGGTCGCGGAGCGGGCCGAGATCCAGGTGATTGCAGCGACCGGTCTGTATTACCACGAAGAACCCTGGATGAATGGCTGGGAGGTCGATCGCATCGTCGAGTTCCTGATTCAGGACATCGAAAAGGGAATCCAGGGGACCGATAGCAAGGCGGGTATCATCAAGTGCGCAACTGATGCTGCCGGAATCACCACGGTCAACGAAAAGCTATTGCGTGTCGCTGCGCGCCTGCAACGCGCTACTGGCGTTCCGATTTCGACCCATACTGATGCGGCGGCGGAGGTCGGTCCCGGTCAGCAGGACGTGTTCGAAGACGAAGGCGTCGATCTCTCGCGCGTGGTGATTGGCCATTGCGGCGATAGCAACGATCTTGACTACCTGGAGCGGGTCTTGCGCCGCGGCAGCACGATCGGCATGGATCGTTTCGGTATCGACATGATCAACTCCACCGACCAGCGCGTGGCCACGATCGTGGAACTGGGCAAGCGAGGCTACGCGAACCAGATGGTGCTCTCGCACGACGCCTGCTGTCACATGGACTTCTGGCCCCAGGACATGATCCAGCAGATCATGAAACCTACCGTGCCAAACTGGAACTTCCGCCATATTCCCGACGATGTGGTTCCCGCATTGCGCAAACAGGGCATGAGTGAAGCCGACCTGACGGCCATGGTGAGCGACAACCCGCGCTCAATCTTCGAGAAACAAGGCGCTTACTGA
- a CDS encoding L-2-amino-thiazoline-4-carboxylic acid hydrolase, producing the protein MSDAGGQGLRRTGTLALGSNECDFRYKSGGEPLRLAAQYPDQIRLDRE; encoded by the coding sequence ATGAGCGACGCCGGGGGCCAGGGTTTGAGGCGCACCGGTACACTCGCACTCGGTTCGAACGAGTGCGACTTCCGCTACAAGAGCGGCGGCGAACCGCTCCGGCTCGCCGCTCAATACCCGGATCAGATCCGTCTCGATCGCGAATGA
- a CDS encoding SDR family oxidoreductase, with protein MDIRGKHVVISGASGGLGRVLCRQLIEKGALVSALDLNRDELAALDASISSDQFQSRRLDVTDVPQCTEVLQKLVAERGDVDLLINNAGITHFSSVLDTELSTIDQVMAVNFGGSVTCTKLLLPGLIRRRGMIVAVSSVAGFTPLHGRSAYSASKHAMMGFFSTLRSELVDRGVRVMIVCPSFIATQKDNLEGTGLYEGTARPGQATQTIGKSMDPGEAASILIRAVEKETRFLLLGGVARTSWWLSRLSPALIERIMTRQTRREVESR; from the coding sequence TTGGATATTCGCGGAAAGCACGTGGTGATCTCGGGTGCCAGCGGTGGCCTGGGTCGAGTCCTGTGCAGGCAACTGATCGAAAAGGGCGCGCTCGTCAGCGCGCTCGATCTCAATCGCGATGAACTGGCTGCGCTCGATGCCTCGATCTCGTCGGATCAGTTCCAATCCCGACGTCTCGACGTGACCGACGTACCCCAGTGCACCGAGGTCTTGCAGAAGCTGGTCGCAGAGCGCGGTGACGTGGACCTGCTCATCAACAACGCCGGTATCACGCACTTCAGTAGCGTGCTCGACACCGAACTCTCCACGATCGATCAGGTGATGGCGGTGAACTTCGGCGGCAGCGTTACCTGCACCAAGCTGCTGCTGCCCGGTCTGATTCGACGCCGCGGGATGATTGTCGCGGTCTCCAGCGTGGCGGGCTTCACTCCACTGCACGGCCGCAGCGCCTATTCCGCCAGCAAGCACGCGATGATGGGCTTCTTTTCGACGCTCCGCAGCGAACTCGTGGATCGGGGAGTGCGGGTGATGATCGTCTGTCCGTCCTTCATCGCTACGCAAAAGGACAACCTCGAGGGGACGGGTCTCTACGAGGGGACGGCCCGGCCGGGGCAGGCAACTCAGACCATCGGCAAGAGCATGGATCCCGGTGAGGCTGCATCGATTCTGATCCGGGCCGTCGAGAAGGAGACGCGCTTTCTCTTGCTAGGCGGTGTCGCCCGCACGTCGTGGTGGCTTTCCCGGCTGTCGCCGGCCTTGATCGAGCGCATCATGACCCGACAAACGCGGCGAGAGGTGGAGAGTCGCTGA
- a CDS encoding acyl-CoA desaturase, translating to MLKALLTRYERAPDERVNWLASIPFILIHVLPLAAIWTGVTRFDLLLCAGLFAAKMFFITAGYHRYFSHRAFKTTRLVQFLLAFGGGMAAQKGALWWGAHHRHHHRFSDQPDDIHSPMKGFWWSHIGWITCDRYGNTNYDDIKDLARYPELRFLNQYHWIPPIALGLFCFLVGGWSGLWIGFFLSTVLTYHTTFLINSATHLFGRRRYALNDTSRNSLLMALVTFGEGWHNNHHHYQASANMGFFWWEIDISYYALRFLSLFGVVWDLRTPPETALEANRVTEGNPDVGMLLH from the coding sequence ATGTTGAAGGCGCTACTGACTCGCTACGAGCGCGCTCCCGATGAACGGGTCAACTGGCTCGCAAGCATTCCCTTCATTCTCATACATGTCCTTCCGCTCGCCGCGATCTGGACAGGCGTCACGCGCTTCGACCTGCTGCTCTGTGCCGGATTGTTTGCGGCCAAGATGTTCTTCATCACTGCGGGGTATCACCGCTATTTCTCGCACCGGGCCTTCAAGACGACTCGCCTCGTGCAGTTCCTGCTGGCCTTCGGCGGCGGGATGGCGGCGCAGAAAGGCGCCCTCTGGTGGGGAGCGCACCACCGGCACCATCACCGCTTCTCGGATCAACCCGACGACATCCACTCGCCGATGAAGGGCTTCTGGTGGAGTCACATCGGCTGGATCACCTGTGATCGCTACGGCAACACCAACTACGACGACATCAAGGATCTGGCGCGCTACCCAGAACTGCGTTTCTTGAACCAATACCACTGGATTCCACCGATCGCGCTCGGACTCTTCTGCTTTCTGGTCGGCGGCTGGAGCGGACTGTGGATCGGGTTCTTCCTATCGACGGTACTGACCTATCACACGACGTTCCTGATCAATTCCGCTACGCATCTCTTTGGCCGGCGTCGCTACGCGCTGAACGACACGAGCCGAAACTCCCTCCTGATGGCCCTGGTCACTTTCGGTGAGGGCTGGCATAACAACCACCATCACTACCAGGCTTCAGCAAATATGGGCTTCTTCTGGTGGGAGATCGACATCTCCTACTACGCACTCCGATTCTTGAGCCTGTTCGGGGTGGTCTGGGACCTGCGCACTCCGCCGGAAACGGCGCTGGAGGCAAACCGGGTCACAGAAGGCAATCCCGACGTCGGGATGCTCCTGCACTAG
- a CDS encoding response regulator, producing MQNQKPTLLMAEDDADDQLLVREAFGESDFDVDMRFVCNGEDLMAYLRREGEYCGEDAAPRPRLILLDLNMPKMDGRTALRAIKENPDLCRIPVLILTTSSNPDDIKKCYEGGASTYLTKPSSFQSLIELANTLGGYWFNTATLPNSNGLH from the coding sequence ATGCAGAATCAGAAACCGACGCTCTTGATGGCTGAAGACGATGCCGACGATCAGTTGCTCGTTCGTGAAGCCTTCGGCGAATCTGATTTCGACGTCGATATGCGTTTTGTATGCAACGGCGAAGATCTCATGGCCTATCTGCGTCGCGAGGGTGAGTATTGCGGAGAGGATGCCGCCCCCCGTCCGCGTCTGATCCTGCTCGACCTCAATATGCCGAAGATGGACGGCCGCACAGCCCTGCGGGCCATCAAGGAAAATCCCGATCTGTGCCGGATTCCCGTCCTCATCCTCACGACCTCGAGCAATCCAGATGACATCAAGAAGTGTTACGAAGGTGGCGCGAGTACCTACCTGACGAAGCCTTCGAGTTTTCAGAGTCTGATCGAACTCGCCAACACGCTGGGTGGCTATTGGTTCAACACAGCCACCCTGCCCAATAGCAACGGCCTTCACTGA
- a CDS encoding Rieske (2Fe-2S) protein, translating into MSRQREGHQTPGIPNGWFAVAWSRDLAIGEVKRVRYFDEELVLFRTRSGKARVLDAYCAHLGAHLGEGGRVVGDNVRCPFHAWQFDGETGAATVIPYAKNIPTKACQRPWQVDEKNLMIFVWHHAEDKQPSWQVPTISQFEDPEWCEPRYFDLEVPVHMQALAENNCDPVHFQFVHGMASPPPTEVDYSEDGHFFRATSDVEHTGRDGSIVKTKLVRDTWGLGTSAVYVDGIPGIGMYMFSSTSPVDENNTITRWVLSTTRNFVDIGGEDLMDGFTKGVLDDMQIWSNMIFRNRPVFSDADAALAAFRRWTQQFYSPR; encoded by the coding sequence ATGAGTCGACAACGTGAAGGTCATCAGACCCCTGGAATTCCAAACGGCTGGTTTGCAGTCGCCTGGAGTCGTGATCTAGCCATCGGCGAAGTGAAGCGGGTGCGCTACTTCGACGAGGAACTCGTGCTCTTCCGCACGCGCTCCGGAAAAGCTCGCGTGCTTGACGCTTATTGCGCCCATCTGGGGGCTCATCTCGGTGAGGGGGGAAGAGTCGTAGGAGACAATGTCCGCTGTCCCTTCCACGCCTGGCAGTTCGACGGCGAAACTGGCGCGGCCACCGTCATTCCCTACGCGAAAAACATTCCCACAAAGGCCTGCCAGCGTCCTTGGCAGGTGGATGAGAAGAACCTCATGATCTTCGTCTGGCATCATGCCGAGGACAAGCAACCCTCGTGGCAGGTGCCGACGATCTCGCAGTTCGAGGATCCCGAATGGTGCGAGCCCAGGTACTTCGACCTTGAAGTCCCCGTGCACATGCAGGCCCTGGCCGAGAACAACTGCGACCCGGTGCATTTTCAGTTCGTCCACGGAATGGCCAGTCCGCCTCCGACGGAGGTCGACTACAGCGAGGATGGGCACTTCTTTCGCGCCACGAGCGACGTCGAACACACCGGGCGCGACGGTTCGATCGTCAAGACGAAACTCGTGCGGGATACCTGGGGACTGGGAACCTCAGCCGTGTATGTGGACGGCATTCCCGGAATTGGCATGTACATGTTCTCATCGACCTCGCCGGTCGACGAGAACAACACGATCACGCGTTGGGTCCTGTCCACGACCCGGAACTTCGTCGATATCGGCGGCGAAGATCTGATGGATGGTTTTACGAAGGGCGTGCTGGACGATATGCAGATCTGGTCGAATATGATCTTTCGCAACCGGCCCGTATTCAGCGACGCCGACGCGGCGCTGGCCGCATTCCGGCGCTGGACCCAGCAGTTCTACTCGCCCCGCTAA
- a CDS encoding acetyl-CoA acetyltransferase: MPVSERPVIVGVGQLVQRDAELDDALEPLKMLEQVTRQAAQDAGITDATLASLDTVAVVSVAGWRATNPARLLSDVIGAKPSTEFTTELGGQIGITAANLLAERITRGETKIGLLAGCNNLRTLRRAIAIKRDLGWAKGGGPAPECIGEVRPGNSDLERQYGMDMPSDIYPIFENALRARRGLSLDEHAQKVGKLFSAFTKVAAANPYAWFPTFRDAAELTTPTAQNRMIAFPYPKYLNAILNTDQAAALLIMSESAALEAGVPREKLVYWWGGAESVEKAWNSSERPDFASCPAMLDASESALQNAGIQISDVDLIDFYSCFPVAVETAIRQLGLSEDDPRGFTVTGGLPYAGGPASAYTLHSLATMAECVRGGSDKVGLVTGNGWYLTKHAASLWASSPKPGSAPTRGLCDDLPSAKLNCTPRPVVPDVHGDAVVEAYTVLYGKDGSPERGIVLGTAEGGARFLANTPADRGLLEDFVSSEQVGRRGILKDVAGLQQFDPA; this comes from the coding sequence ATGCCCGTATCCGAGCGTCCCGTAATCGTCGGTGTTGGTCAGTTGGTTCAGCGCGATGCCGAACTGGATGACGCTCTCGAACCGCTGAAGATGCTCGAGCAGGTGACGCGTCAGGCTGCGCAGGATGCGGGGATCACCGATGCGACCCTCGCTAGTCTCGATACCGTCGCCGTCGTGAGCGTGGCCGGCTGGCGCGCAACGAATCCAGCTCGTCTGCTCAGCGATGTGATCGGTGCGAAGCCCAGCACAGAGTTCACCACCGAACTCGGTGGCCAGATCGGCATCACGGCTGCGAACCTGCTGGCGGAACGAATCACGCGCGGCGAGACGAAGATCGGGCTACTCGCGGGCTGCAATAATCTGCGAACGCTTCGTCGGGCGATCGCCATCAAGCGAGATCTCGGCTGGGCGAAGGGAGGCGGCCCAGCACCTGAGTGCATCGGCGAAGTTCGTCCCGGTAATTCGGATCTCGAGCGCCAATACGGCATGGACATGCCGTCGGATATCTATCCGATCTTCGAAAACGCACTGCGCGCGCGCCGGGGACTCAGTCTGGACGAGCACGCCCAGAAGGTGGGAAAGCTGTTCAGCGCCTTCACGAAGGTCGCAGCCGCAAATCCGTATGCCTGGTTCCCCACATTCCGGGATGCTGCCGAACTCACGACTCCGACGGCACAAAATCGTATGATCGCGTTCCCCTATCCGAAATATCTGAACGCGATCTTGAATACCGATCAGGCGGCTGCGCTGCTGATCATGTCCGAGAGCGCGGCTCTGGAGGCCGGTGTTCCGCGGGAAAAGCTGGTCTACTGGTGGGGCGGGGCGGAGTCCGTCGAGAAGGCCTGGAATTCCAGCGAACGGCCCGACTTCGCCAGCTGTCCAGCCATGCTGGACGCTTCAGAGAGTGCGCTTCAAAACGCCGGCATTCAGATCTCAGATGTTGATCTGATCGATTTCTACAGCTGTTTCCCGGTCGCGGTCGAGACGGCCATTCGCCAGCTGGGGTTGAGTGAAGACGATCCGCGCGGATTCACCGTGACGGGCGGACTGCCTTACGCGGGCGGACCGGCTAGCGCCTACACGCTTCACTCGCTGGCGACCATGGCCGAGTGTGTTCGCGGTGGGAGTGACAAGGTCGGCCTGGTGACGGGCAATGGCTGGTATCTGACCAAGCACGCGGCGAGTCTCTGGGCGTCCTCGCCCAAGCCGGGAAGTGCGCCCACACGCGGCCTATGCGACGATCTGCCCTCTGCAAAACTGAACTGTACCCCGCGCCCGGTCGTGCCCGATGTGCACGGCGATGCCGTCGTTGAAGCCTACACCGTGTTGTACGGCAAGGATGGTTCGCCGGAACGGGGTATCGTGCTCGGCACCGCCGAAGGCGGCGCTCGCTTCCTGGCCAACACGCCCGCCGACCGAGGACTTCTGGAGGACTTCGTCTCCAGCGAACAGGTGGGTCGGCGCGGAATACTCAAGGACGTGGCGGGGCTTCAACAGTTCGACCCCGCCTAG